The sequence ATGACTTTTAAGTATATTTTTCTTTTTGTGAGGTTTTCCTATTTGTAAAATAGGAACTTTTCCTAAAAAGAAACCAGAAATTTCTATCACGGCATCTAAAGATCCTCCTCCGTTATTTCTAATATCTATCAGAATTCCTTTTATATTTTCTTTTTTTAGTTCTTGAATGATTTTTTTCATATCTTGAGCTGCATTTCTACCATTTTTATTTTCAGGATTAAAATAAAATTCTGGTAAACAAATCAATCCATATTTATCTTTATTTTTATCCAAAATTATAACACTTTTTGCAAAAATTTCTTTCGTTTCAATTCTATCTCTAGTGAGAATTACTTCTTCTATAGATCCATTTTTTTTCTGAATAGTTAATTTCACTTTACTTCCTTTTTTTCCCCTTATTAAACGAATCGAATTTTCTAATAACATTCCTACAATATTTTTTGATTCTGAGTTTACGTTTTTTGCTACTCGTATAATTCTATCTCCTATTTCTATTTTTTTATTTTTCCACGCAGGTCCACCAATAATAAGTTTAACAACAGTGGGAAATCCTTTATCATCTTGTAATTCCACCCCAATTCCTTCTGTTTGTCCAGATATGTTTAAATCGAAAATTTCTTTTTCTTTAGGAGAAAAATAATTTGTATGAGGATCATATTGAGAAGTTATAACATTAACATATCTGGAAAACCAGTCGGATTCTTTTTTTATTTTTATTTTCCTAAAATATTCCTGAATATATTCTTCTACTTTTTTTCTGGACCTTTTTTCTTCGTTGAAAAATGCATTTTTCAAAAATTTTTTTTCTTTTGTAGAAGTGATTGTTTCTAATAAAGTCATATATTTTAAGTATTTTCTCCATCTTTCAATCCATTCTTTTTGATTTTTTGGATAAGAGAATTTTTGTTCTTCAAGTATGTATATTTCTTTTTGATTAAAATCAAAAGATTTTTTTAATATTTGAAAACATATAAATTCTGCTTCTTTTACTCTTCGAAAAAAACGTTTCATAATAATATTAAAGAAAGTAGGATCTCCATGAATCCAAAATTCGTCTATTTTTTCTCTATATAAAGAAAGATCTTCTAAATCTTGTTGTAGAAAAAAACGTTTTTGATTATCTAATTTTTCAAAAAATTTATCATATACTTTTTGTGAAAAATTATTATTTATAGAAATAGGAGTAGGATGTAAAAAGTAAAGTGTTTTATATATTGATTTAAGGATTATACGATGTTTCTCTTGTTCTCCTAATGGAGAACAAAAACTTAATGAAAAAATGAAAAAGAAACCAATGATTATATATTTAATATCATTCAGTTTTTTTATTTTAAAATTCACAATAATGTTTTGATTGAAAAATATTAGTAAAATTATACATAAATAGTTTTTTATATAATATAAAATGAATAAAAAACCAATTATTTTAGTTACAAATGATGATGGAATCGTCGCTCCAGGTATTAGAGCCCTTGTCCATTCTATGAATCTTTTAGGAGATGTATATGTAGTAGCTCCAAATAAACCCCAATCTGGAGTAGGACATGCAATAACAATGAATACAATTTTATATTGTGATTCGGTAAAAATAGATAATGGAATTCAAAAAGAATGGGAATGTTCTGGAACTCCGGTAGATTGTGTTAAATTAGCAATCAGTGATATTCTTCCAAGAAAACCTGATATTTGTGTATCAGGAATTAATCATGGATCCAATTCTTCTATAAATATTATGTATTCTGGTACGGTTTCTGCTATTATTGAAGCAAGTATAGAGGGAATTCCATCTGTAGGATTTTCTCTCTTGGATTTTGATTGGAATGCTGATTTTGAACCATCTAAAAAATATGTATGTCAGATTGTCAAAAAAATTCTTTACAATCCTATTCCAGAAAAAATAATCACTTTGAATGTAAATATTCCTAAATTAAAAAAAGAACAAATCAAAGGAATTAAAATATGTAGACAAGCAGACTCTAAATGGAAGGAAAGTTTTGATAAACGTTATAATCCTAAAGGAAAAACTTATTATTGGTTAGTAGGAGAGTTTTTGAATTTAGATGAAAAAGTTGATACAGATGAATGGGCGTTAAAGAATGGATATATATCTATTGTTCCTATTCAATCTGATTTAACCAATTATACTATATTAAACCTTTTAAAATCTTGGAACTTTTTTGTACTATTTGTTTTTTTTTTTTTTTGGATACATAGTTTAGTTAATTCTGAATTGAAATGTTAAAAATCTATATATAGTGTCATATTTTTTAGAAAGATCTTTAAATCCTAAAACAATTCAAGATTTTGTTGGACAACATCATATATTGGAAAATTTGAAAATTTTTATTCAGGCTGCTAAAAAAAGAAAAGAAGCCCTAGATCATATTTTATTTCATGGACCTCCAGGATTGGGAAAAACAACATTGGCACATATTGTGGCTAATGAATTACGTGTGGATCTCACTGTTACTTCAGGATCTGTTTTAGATAAGCCAGGAGATCTAGCCGGATTATTGATTCACTTAAAAATAAATGATGTAATTTTTATTGATGAAATTCATCGTCTTTCTCCAATAGTTGAAGAATATTTATATTCAGCTATGGAAAATTATAAAATAGACATTATCATAGATTCTGGATCTAATGCTCGATCAGTACAAATAGATTTATCCCCTTTTACTTTAATAGGATCTACTACGAGATCAGGCTTACTTACAGATCCTATGCGTTCTAGATTTGGTATTAATTTTCGTCTTAGTTATTATGAAAAAGAATTATTAAACAATATTGTAAATCGTAGTGCAAAATTACTAAATATTCCAATAACGAAAGAAGCATCTCATGAAATTTCTAACAGAAGTCGTGGAACTCCACGTATAGCTAATGCCTTATTACGTAGAATCCGTGATTTTGCGCAAATTAAAGGAAATGGAATCATTGATCTTCACATATGCAATTTAGGTTTACAATCTTTGAATGTTGATCAACATGGATTAGATGAAATGGATAATAGAATTTTGTCATATATCATAGATCATTTTAAAGGAGGACCTGTGGGAATCAATACCATAGCAACAGCTGTTAGTGAAAATTCGGACACCATAGAAGAAGTTTATGAACCTTTTCTGATTCAGGAAGGATATTTAATTAGAACTCCTAGGGGAAGAAAGGCTACAAAATTAGCTTACAAACATATAAAACGAAATTTTAAAAAGTAAACTAAAATGTTTTTTTATTATTATGTTTATATGTTTATAAAAATTAACTTTGTTGAAAGAATCAAGATTAAAATGTAAATTATGCCTTCAAATGTTATTGTTGGTCTCCAATGGGGTGACGAGGGAAAAGGAAAAATTACAGATTTATTTGCTAAAAATTCAGATTATGTAGTCCGTTATCAAGGAGGAAATAATTCAGGTCATTCTATTCATATTAGAAATCGTCATTTTGTCCTTCATTTAATTCCTTCTGGAGTGATTTATCCTGAAGTAAAATGTATTATTGGGCCTGGAGTAGTAATTGATCCTAAATCTTTGATACAAGAAATACAGAATTTAGAATTAATGGGAATCGATACCTCTCAAGTTTTTTTAGCAAAAAGAGCACATATAACGATGCCTTATCATCGTTTGTTAGACCGATATCAAGAAGAAGCTTTAGGAGATAAATCAATTGGAACAACCCATCGAGGAATAGGACCCACTTATGAAGATAAAATCGCAAGAATAGGAATTCGTGCTTTGGATTTATTGAATTTAAAAGTTTTTTATCAAAAATTAAAATATAACATTGATCTTAAAAATCAAATTTTTACAAGAATTTTCAAAAAAAAACCTCTTTCTTTTCAGACAATTTATGAAGAATATATAGAATATGCCAAAATTTTATCTAATCGGTTTTTAGATTCCGTTTATGAGATTCATGATGCTTTTCGTAACAAAAAAAAGATTCTGTTTGAAGGAGCTCAAGCTATGTTATTAGATATCAATTATGGAACATATCCATATGTTACCACTTCTTCTACTTCTACAGGAGGCGTTTGTACAGGATCTGGAATTCCTCCCCACTTTTTAAAAAATTTTATAGGAATAACAAAAGCATATTGTACTCGTGTGGGTTTTGGCCCTTTTCCTTCAGAAATAAAAAATGAAATTGGAGAGGTGATCCGTCAAAAAGGGAATGAATATGGAGCAACAACAAAACGTCCAAGACGATGCGGATGGTTGGATCTAATAGCTCTTAAATATTCTTGTATGATTAATGGAATTAATTATTTAGTTATTACTAAATTAGATGTTTTAAGTGAATTGGAAATCATTAAAATATGTATAAAATATAAATGTAATGAAAAAATTATTCAATATTTTCCAGCAAATCTAAAACAAAATATAAAAGGAATCTATATAGATTTACCTGGATGGAAACAAGACATCTCTCATATTCATGAATACAAGAATTTACCAAAAAATTGTAAAAAATATATTAGTTTTATTGAAAATTATCTAAATTTAGAAATTCTATTGATTTCTGTAGGATCTGAAAGAAATCAAAACATCATTAAAAATAAGTCTTTATTTTTTTAAATTCTTACTTAGAAAATATTTTTTGTCGTGGAAAAATATAAAAATCCTTTAGTAGAACGATACAGTAGCCAAGAAATGTTATATAATTTTTCTCCAAAAAAAAAGTTTTTGACTTGGAGAAAATTATGGTTGTATTTAGCAGAAATTCAAAAAGAATTAGGATTAAACATTAGCGAAGAGCAAATTTTTGATTTAAAAAATAATTTACATGACATTGACTGGAATAGAGTTTCTTTTTATGAAAAAAAATTTAGACATGATGTCATGGCACATCTATATGCTTTTGGAGAAAAAGCAACTATAGCTAGACCTATTATTCATTTGGGTGCTACAAGTGCGTTTTTAGGAGACAATACGGATATTATTTTAATTCGTGATGGATTGGAAATTTTATTAAAAAAATTAATTAATGTAATTTTTCGCCTTAGAAATTTTACTCTAGAATATCATAATATTCCTACTTTAGCTTTTACTCACTATCAACCCGCTCAACTAACCACTGTAGGAAAACGTTCTGCTTTATGGTTACAAAGCCTTCTTTTAGATTTAGAAGAATTAGAATTTAGATTGAAAAATATTCGTTTTAGAGGAGTAAAAGGAACTGTAGGTTCAGCAGATAGTTTTAAAGAATTATTTAATGGAGATTTACAAAAATTAAAAGATTTAGAAAAAAAATTATCTAATAAATTCAAATTTAAAAATGTATTTCCTATAACAGGACAAACTTACGATAGAAAAGTCGATGCTCAGATATTAAATTTGTTATCCAATATCTCTCAATCTTCTCATAAATTTAGTAACGATTTACGTTTATTACAAAATTTAAAAGAAATGGAAGAACCTTTTGAAAAAGAACAAATTGGATCTAGTGCTATGGCTTATAAACGGAATCCGATACGGAGTGAACGTATGGCCGCTTTAGCTAAATATGTTATTTCTTTATCTAATAGTTCAGCTTTAGTTGCAGCAACTCAATGGCTGGAACGTACTTTAGACGATTCTGCAAACAGAAGATTGGTTATAGGACAATCATTCTTAGCTGTAGATTCTATTTTAATGATTTGGAATAACATATTAGAAAATCTTGTCGTATATCCCAAGATGATTGATAAACATATAAAAGAAGAACTTCCTTTTTTAGTTACTGAATATATTATTATAGAATGTGTAAAAAAAGGAGCAGACAGACAGGATATCCATGAAAGAATACGAATTCATTCTATGGAAGCAAATGATAAAATTAAACTAGAAGGAATAGAAAATGATTTTATTCAACGTATTTTACATGATAAAAAAATACCAATTCATGAAAAAAAAATAAATCAAATTTTAAATCCTAAAAAATTAACAGGTTTTTCTTCAGATCAAACTTTAGAATTTCTTGATACAAAAGTTAATCCCATATTAAATCGTTTTCATCATTTAATTGATTTTGATCTATCTAACATAATAGACAGACAAATTTAAATACATGGATAAATAAATATAATGAATTTCAGAATTTATATACAAAAAAAAATTCCTTTTGATATTGATTCTAGAAAATTACACAATGAATTAAAGAATATGAATATTTCATTGTATAATAATATCATTATTTATTATATATATGATATATATAATATCAATGAAAAACTTTTTTTAGAAAGTTTATCAAAGGTTTTTGTAGATCCTGTAACAGATATTTTTCATAAAAAAATACATTTAAACACTTCTTCATATCTAATAGAAGATTTCCCAGAAAAATATGATGATAGAGCTCATGCAGCTATGCAATGTATCAAAGTTATCGATCCAAAATCGAACACTGTTTCTGTAAAAACTGGACGATTAATCGAATTCATTGGAATAAAAAAAAAACAGGATTTTTACAAAATTAAAAAATATTATATCAAGTCATATTTGAATGCAGAAAACAAAAAAAATGACACAAAAATTATAGATAATTTCATTAATTTTTCTGTTGAAAAAATAAAAAGTATTCATAATAAGTGGAATCTTTCTATGGACGTTAATGATTTATTCTTTATACAAAAATATTTTTTATATAAAGAAAAGCGAAATCCAACACAAGAAGAATTACGTATATTCGATGTTTATTGGTCTGATCACTGTCGTCATACAACATTTTTTACCACACTAAAAGATATATCTTTTGGTGGATCATTAAAAAAAACATATCAAAGTGTTTTTATTAAATATTTAAAAGATAGAGATTTAATAGGAAGATCAAAATATCCTATAAATCTTATGGATTTATCCAATCTTCCTGCTAAAATTCTTTATAAAAAGGGGAAATTAACGAATAATTATGTTTCATCAAATGATGAACATAATGCGTGTATGATAATGGTTAATGTAGATTTTAAAGAAAATAAAAAAAAAGAAAAATGGTATTTATTATTTAAAAATGAAACTCATAACCATCCTACTGAAATCGATCCTTTTATAGGAGCTTCTACTTGTGTAGGGGGGGCTATTCGTGATCCTTTATCGGGAAGAGCTTTTGTTTATCAAGGAATCAGGTTAAGTGGAGCGGCTGATCCTACCATTTCTAAAACTATTGATGGAAAATTACCACAACATCAAATTTGTCTCGAATCAGCTCGTGGTTATAGTTCTTATGGAAATCAAGTAGGATTAGCCACTACTCATGTACACGAAATTTATCATGAAGGATATAGAGCGAAAAGAATGGAAATAGGCATGGTTGTTGGTGCGGTCCCTGTTGATTTTGTAAAACAAGATAAACCAAAAAAAGGGGATATCATTTTGTTAATTGGTGGTATGACGGGAAAAGAAGGAATTGGAGGAGCAACAGATTCTTCTAAAAAACAGGATTCTGATTTCAGAAATTCTGTACAACAAAAAGGAGATCCAATAATGGAAAGAAAAATTCAAAGATTTTTTAGAAAAAAAAAAGTTGTTTCTTTGATTAAAAAATCCAATGATTTTGGAGCAGGAGGAGCTTCTGTAGCTATCAGTGAATTAAGTGATAGTTTAGTGCTTTATTTAGACAAAATTCCAGTAAAAAAAAATGGAAAAAATATAGAACCCATAGAAATTGCACTTTCAGAATCTCAAGAAAGAATGGCCGTCATATTAGATCCCAGAGATGTAGAAAAATTTATTCATTTTTCTCTTGAAGAAAATATCATGTCTGTACCTATTGGTAAAATTACTGACAATAAACGTATCATTTTTTATTATAAAAAAAAAGAAATTTTTAATGTAGAAAGTTCTTTTTTGAACACAAAAGGATCTCATAAAGAAAAATCGGTTTTTGTAAATTCTCCTATTTCAATTTCTCCTTTTAATAAATCAAAAAAAATTACTTTCAGTAAAAAAACATTCTTAAATATTCTTTCTGAATTAAATATAGCTTCTCAAAAAAGTTTAGTGGAAATGTTTGATAGTACAGTAGGTTCTACTACAGTTTTAATGCCTTTTGGAGGGAAATATCAAATGACTCCATCTGAAGGAAGTGTTCAAAAAATTCCTGTTTTTAGAGGAAATACAAATACAGTGAGTTTAGTTTCTTGGGGTTTTCATCCTGAAGTTTCTGTTTGGAGTCCTTTTCATGGAGGAGCTTATGCAATTGTAGAATGTATTTCTAAAATAGTTTCTATGGGAGGAAATTACAGAAATACTTATTTTAGTTTTCAAGAATACTATCAGAAATTAGGAGATGACCCAAAAAATTGGGGAAAACCTTTTTCTGCTTTATTAGGAGCTTATCACGCTCAAATGTCGTTTGAATTAGCTTCTATAGGAGGAAAAGATTCTATGTCTGGGACATATAAAAAATTGCATGTTCCACCAACATTTATCGCTTTTGGTGTAGCTACAGGTTTATGTTATAATATTATATCTCCTGAATTTAAAAAAGTAGGAAATAAAATTTATTTGTATTATCACCATCCATTAAAAAATGAAATGCCAGATTATGACTCCATCAAAAAAGCCTATGACCAGATTTATGAAGGAATTTGTTCCGGAAAAATTGTTTCAGTCAAAACAATAAAAGATGGAGGTATTTCCGTTGCTATTGCC comes from Blattabacterium cuenoti BPAA and encodes:
- the purB gene encoding adenylosuccinate lyase, whose amino-acid sequence is MEKYKNPLVERYSSQEMLYNFSPKKKFLTWRKLWLYLAEIQKELGLNISEEQIFDLKNNLHDIDWNRVSFYEKKFRHDVMAHLYAFGEKATIARPIIHLGATSAFLGDNTDIILIRDGLEILLKKLINVIFRLRNFTLEYHNIPTLAFTHYQPAQLTTVGKRSALWLQSLLLDLEELEFRLKNIRFRGVKGTVGSADSFKELFNGDLQKLKDLEKKLSNKFKFKNVFPITGQTYDRKVDAQILNLLSNISQSSHKFSNDLRLLQNLKEMEEPFEKEQIGSSAMAYKRNPIRSERMAALAKYVISLSNSSALVAATQWLERTLDDSANRRLVIGQSFLAVDSILMIWNNILENLVVYPKMIDKHIKEELPFLVTEYIIIECVKKGADRQDIHERIRIHSMEANDKIKLEGIENDFIQRILHDKKIPIHEKKINQILNPKKLTGFSSDQTLEFLDTKVNPILNRFHHLIDFDLSNIIDRQI
- a CDS encoding phosphoribosylformylglycinamidine synthase, with product MNFRIYIQKKIPFDIDSRKLHNELKNMNISLYNNIIIYYIYDIYNINEKLFLESLSKVFVDPVTDIFHKKIHLNTSSYLIEDFPEKYDDRAHAAMQCIKVIDPKSNTVSVKTGRLIEFIGIKKKQDFYKIKKYYIKSYLNAENKKNDTKIIDNFINFSVEKIKSIHNKWNLSMDVNDLFFIQKYFLYKEKRNPTQEELRIFDVYWSDHCRHTTFFTTLKDISFGGSLKKTYQSVFIKYLKDRDLIGRSKYPINLMDLSNLPAKILYKKGKLTNNYVSSNDEHNACMIMVNVDFKENKKKEKWYLLFKNETHNHPTEIDPFIGASTCVGGAIRDPLSGRAFVYQGIRLSGAADPTISKTIDGKLPQHQICLESARGYSSYGNQVGLATTHVHEIYHEGYRAKRMEIGMVVGAVPVDFVKQDKPKKGDIILLIGGMTGKEGIGGATDSSKKQDSDFRNSVQQKGDPIMERKIQRFFRKKKVVSLIKKSNDFGAGGASVAISELSDSLVLYLDKIPVKKNGKNIEPIEIALSESQERMAVILDPRDVEKFIHFSLEENIMSVPIGKITDNKRIIFYYKKKEIFNVESSFLNTKGSHKEKSVFVNSPISISPFNKSKKITFSKKTFLNILSELNIASQKSLVEMFDSTVGSTTVLMPFGGKYQMTPSEGSVQKIPVFRGNTNTVSLVSWGFHPEVSVWSPFHGGAYAIVECISKIVSMGGNYRNTYFSFQEYYQKLGDDPKNWGKPFSALLGAYHAQMSFELASIGGKDSMSGTYKKLHVPPTFIAFGVATGLCYNIISPEFKKVGNKIYLYYHHPLKNEMPDYDSIKKAYDQIYEGICSGKIVSVKTIKDGGISVAIAKMSFGNRLGAVIDYKDHLLETNIGSLIIESSSSISNNNFIPIGEVISHKYLNFNGISIDIDESMKNWLKTFSPIFSYNESNENEEKIGEIKIKKSNPIIWKCKKLKKKEKPRVFIPIFPGTNSEYESIRAFEKEGSIVNTLIFKNRNDKDIMESIFYFKKHIESAQIFMICGGFSAGDEPDGSAKFIVSILHNPYIREAVQSFLDQDGLILGICNGFQGLIKSGLLPYGKICLRNHNSPTLTYNKIEKHISQCVHIRVISDHSPWLNGMKNKIYTLPISHSEGRFYANKETINTLLNKNQIATQYVDLEGNPSLDRLYNPNGSVGAIEGLLSENGKIYGRMTHPERYDYGLLKNIPNIHKHSIFKNAVQYFL
- the surE gene encoding 5'/3'-nucleotidase SurE — encoded protein: MNKKPIILVTNDDGIVAPGIRALVHSMNLLGDVYVVAPNKPQSGVGHAITMNTILYCDSVKIDNGIQKEWECSGTPVDCVKLAISDILPRKPDICVSGINHGSNSSINIMYSGTVSAIIEASIEGIPSVGFSLLDFDWNADFEPSKKYVCQIVKKILYNPIPEKIITLNVNIPKLKKEQIKGIKICRQADSKWKESFDKRYNPKGKTYYWLVGEFLNLDEKVDTDEWALKNGYISIVPIQSDLTNYTILNLLKSWNFFVLFVFFFFWIHSLVNSELKC
- a CDS encoding carboxy terminal-processing peptidase gives rise to the protein MNFKIKKLNDIKYIIIGFFFIFSLSFCSPLGEQEKHRIILKSIYKTLYFLHPTPISINNNFSQKVYDKFFEKLDNQKRFFLQQDLEDLSLYREKIDEFWIHGDPTFFNIIMKRFFRRVKEAEFICFQILKKSFDFNQKEIYILEEQKFSYPKNQKEWIERWRKYLKYMTLLETITSTKEKKFLKNAFFNEEKRSRKKVEEYIQEYFRKIKIKKESDWFSRYVNVITSQYDPHTNYFSPKEKEIFDLNISGQTEGIGVELQDDKGFPTVVKLIIGGPAWKNKKIEIGDRIIRVAKNVNSESKNIVGMLLENSIRLIRGKKGSKVKLTIQKKNGSIEEVILTRDRIETKEIFAKSVIILDKNKDKYGLICLPEFYFNPENKNGRNAAQDMKKIIQELKKENIKGILIDIRNNGGGSLDAVIEISGFFLGKVPILQIGKPHKKKNILKSHENKVLWTGPLVILVNEFSASASEILAAAIKDYKRGIIVGVGSDQTYGKGTIQTIYPLNRFLHFNEELGTLKFTINKFYRVNGSSTQLKGVTPDIVLPRKNTKNTFLKFMEKNQTNPMKWDCTNPIPSLRYYYKNLYIENIKHKSIKRLKGNKDFITIFKTMQSLENKSYNKKQFSLNWKEFYYENLKIKKRNENLKKLRNNLNTFGTKTFPVYYKILSKESEKQKEWKKNLSLDFYVSECINILRDFNEIPQ
- the ruvB gene encoding Holliday junction branch migration DNA helicase RuvB produces the protein MSYFLERSLNPKTIQDFVGQHHILENLKIFIQAAKKRKEALDHILFHGPPGLGKTTLAHIVANELRVDLTVTSGSVLDKPGDLAGLLIHLKINDVIFIDEIHRLSPIVEEYLYSAMENYKIDIIIDSGSNARSVQIDLSPFTLIGSTTRSGLLTDPMRSRFGINFRLSYYEKELLNNIVNRSAKLLNIPITKEASHEISNRSRGTPRIANALLRRIRDFAQIKGNGIIDLHICNLGLQSLNVDQHGLDEMDNRILSYIIDHFKGGPVGINTIATAVSENSDTIEEVYEPFLIQEGYLIRTPRGRKATKLAYKHIKRNFKK
- a CDS encoding adenylosuccinate synthase; amino-acid sequence: MPSNVIVGLQWGDEGKGKITDLFAKNSDYVVRYQGGNNSGHSIHIRNRHFVLHLIPSGVIYPEVKCIIGPGVVIDPKSLIQEIQNLELMGIDTSQVFLAKRAHITMPYHRLLDRYQEEALGDKSIGTTHRGIGPTYEDKIARIGIRALDLLNLKVFYQKLKYNIDLKNQIFTRIFKKKPLSFQTIYEEYIEYAKILSNRFLDSVYEIHDAFRNKKKILFEGAQAMLLDINYGTYPYVTTSSTSTGGVCTGSGIPPHFLKNFIGITKAYCTRVGFGPFPSEIKNEIGEVIRQKGNEYGATTKRPRRCGWLDLIALKYSCMINGINYLVITKLDVLSELEIIKICIKYKCNEKIIQYFPANLKQNIKGIYIDLPGWKQDISHIHEYKNLPKNCKKYISFIENYLNLEILLISVGSERNQNIIKNKSLFF